In the genome of Candoia aspera isolate rCanAsp1 chromosome 1, rCanAsp1.hap2, whole genome shotgun sequence, one region contains:
- the GPHB5 gene encoding glycoprotein hormone beta-5, whose translation MKCQRMIQTILSLLILASCITTLKPSNTNLQTFIGCAVREFTFIAKKPGCKGLRITTDACWGRCETWEKPVLDSPYIEAHHRVCTYNETKLVTVNLPNCAANVDPFFTYPKAIRCDCSVCLTTTTECETI comes from the exons ATGAAATGCCAAAGGATGATCCAGACCATCTTGTCTCTCTTGATCTTGGCCAGCTGCATCACTACACTCAAACCTTCCAACACTAACTTGCAGACATTCATTGGCTGTGCTGTGCGGGAGTTCACTTTCATAGCCAAGAAGCCTGGATGCAAAGGGCTGCGCATCACCACAGATGCCTGCTGGGGCCGCTGTGAGACATGGGAG AAACCAGTCCTGGATTCCCCTTACATTGAAGCTCACCACCGAGTCTGTACCTACAATGAGACCAAACTGGTTACAGTGAACCTGCCAAACTGTGCAGCCAACGTTGATCCTTTCTTCACATATCCAAAAGCCATCCGCTGTGACTGCAGTGTGTGCCTCACCACAACCACAGAATGCGAGACTATCTGA